The window GAAGGGGGTGATAATAGGTAATGGTTTCAAATCAGAGCATGTTTCATGTATTATTGTCGTAAGTCTTACCATATTTGGGGTCCTAGCCTCTGGGAAGATGCTTACAACTACTGAGGTAGTTAAGTGAACGACCTTAGTCTCTTGTCTAGTGTGGTAAACTAAAGGGAATTCTTACTTCCTAATTTCCTTCTATGGGAGATGGAGGCTGACCTTGGCCTTTTTTCCTGTTCCAGGAGCGAGCTGGGCGCCACTGTGGGGCTCTGAGAGTCTTGAATTCTTACTGGGTTGGCGAAGATTCCACGTACAAATTCTTTGAGGTCATCCTCATTGATCCATTCCATAAAGCTATCAGAAGAAATCCTGACACCCAGTGGATCACCAAACCAGTCCACAAGCACAGGGAAATGCGAGGGCTGACATCTGCAGGCCGCAAGAGCCGTGGCCTTGGAAAGGGTCACAAGTTCCACCACACTATTGGTGGTTCTCGCCGTGCGGCATGGAGAAGACGCaatactctccagctccaccGTTACCGCTAATATAAGTAATGTTTGTAAAAATTTTACCTAATAAACAATTTAGGACAGTCATGTCTGCTTAAAAGTGTTCTTTAATTTGTCTGTTAAATTTAGTTGTCTGCAGATTGTTCCATGAATGCATTGTCAAATTATGAAAGTTAAAGTGCAATAATGTTTGAAGACTTTAAGTGATGGTGTATCTTGTTTCTAATAAGATAAACGCTTTTGTCTTTGCTTTATCTTATTAGGGAGTTTATATGTCAGTGTTTAAAATGCTGTTTGGTATAATAGGTGTAAAATCTGTAAACGTGGAATGCAGAAGCTAGCCATGTAGATTTGTTGCATGTAATGAAACCAGCTTCATTGGGGTGATGTAATGCTCTGGTTTACTCTCAAATGGCTGTTATTAGGGGTTTGGAAAGAACAAGCTTTTTAAACAGGATTTTGTTTGGAAGTGTGAAGAATATCCTAATCTTTAATCATGATCATATGCAGAACAGTGTTAAGTAGGAACCACAATTTCAGGTTGAATCCagtattccatttatgtaactaCGGCTTTGGAAAGAA of the Halichoerus grypus chromosome 1, mHalGry1.hap1.1, whole genome shotgun sequence genome contains:
- the RPL15 gene encoding large ribosomal subunit protein eL15; protein product: MGAYKYIQELWRKKQSDVMRFLLRVRCWQYRQLSALHRAPRPTRPDKARRLGYKAKQGYVIYRIRVRRGGRKRPVPKGATYGKPVHHGVNQLKFARSLQSVAEERAGRHCGALRVLNSYWVGEDSTYKFFEVILIDPFHKAIRRNPDTQWITKPVHKHREMRGLTSAGRKSRGLGKGHKFHHTIGGSRRAAWRRRNTLQLHRYR